CAATCCGCAATTCGATGCCGGAGACCTGATGCTGATCACCGACCAGATCAACTTCACCGGGCACTCCCCGCTCAGCGGACCCAACAACGACCAATGGGGAGTCCGCTTCCCGGATATGAGCAAAGTGTACTGCGAAAAGCTGCGCGCAACCGCCACTCAGGCCGCCAAAGACAAGGGCATCCGCCTTGAACGCGGCGTCTACGTGCAGGTAACAGGTCCCAACCTTGAAACCCCGGCGGAAACCCGCATGTTCAAGCGTCTCGGCGCAGACGCGGTAGGCATGTCCACCGCCATTGAAGCCATTGCCGCCGTGCACATGGGCATTAAAGTCATGGGCGTCGCCTGCCTGACCAACAAAAACCTGCCGGACTGCATGGCCGAGACAACCCATGAAGCGGTAATCGCACAGGCCGCAAAATCATCAGCCGCCATGTCCGCGCTGATCAGAGAAATTATTTCCCGGCTGGATTAACCCCTGCCGGGAAAAGTGCCAATTTTCCGGCTTTATCTGCCCGGTTTTGCCGAAACAATTAAAATAGCCACGGGGTCAAGAGGCTGTATAAGCGGCTCTTTTATCCCGTGGCATTTTCATTGCATCCGATTTAGCGTCAGTAAACTATTGCCCTTGCTCATATTTTAAAAACAGGGAACTTTCATGAAAGGCAAAACAATCAGCTTGATAATGGCACTGGCCGCGCTTATGGCCCTTGGCGCATGTTCCGGATACAAGGAACGGACCTTGGATTATCTCGGCAAACGCCCCACAACCGGACCTTTTTTCAAAGAAGACAACACTCCCATGGTGGAGTTGAACTACAAGGCCGGGGACCAGATTTCCAACCAGCTTGAAGAACGGCTGCCTCCGGGATCACCCATTACCGTGACCATGTTCCGGCTGCGCGGCAGCAACCTGCAGACCGACTTCGCCAAGGTACTCACCGAGCAGGTTGCCTCACGCATTGCCCAGAAAGGGTTCGCCATTGTTGCTGACAGTTCCCGCTTCCCCACCACCGCCCTTGATGAAGACCTTGCGCCGCCGGAAAAATGCGTGCTAGCCGGTGCATATTCCGTGGGCACCGAACGCATCTTCATCACCGCCGCAGTATCCACCGTAGCCGATGGCGAAATCCTCGGGTCATGGGACTGGAACGTGCCGCTTAATTCCAGAACGCGCACCCTGCTGCCCATCAAGGAAGACCCGAACATCAGTCCCATGGTCAACACCTCCGGGCCGCTGGAAAAATCTGATTCCGCAGCGCAACCGCACTACGTGCCGGACCAACTCCACAACCAGCCCGGATTTGAGCAGGATATTATGAATTAAGAATGCCTTCGGCGACCCTCCGGGGGCCAAAGAACCCTTTTGAAAAAGGGTTCTCTGGACTCTCCTAAAACTTTTAGTAAGCTTCGCTACGAAAAATCTAAATAGTCTTAAAAATAGAAACGGGGCATTTCCGATCAATTCGGAAATGCCCCGTTTCAGCTTATATAGTCAAAGGAGGTAGATGAACCCTTCTTTATGTAAATCCTAGAGCGGCACAGGCTGGTCAAGTGTAGTCTTGGCCTTGAGCTGTCCGGTTCTGGTGAAGATAATCTTTTCAGCAGGGATGTCCGATCCGGCCTGCTTCAGTGCAGTAGCAACAATTCTGCTGAAATTGGAACAGCAGGGAACTTCCATTTCCAGCACAGTAACAGACCTAACCCCGCTGGTAGCGAAAATTTCAGTCAGTCGCTGCACGTACATCTGCACATCATCAAACTTGGGACAACCCATAAGCACCTTCTTACCCGGCAGGTAACGCTCATGATAACCGGGAACGGAAACCGCCACACAGTCTGCTGTCAGCAAGAGGTCCGCACCTTTCAGGAAAGGAGCGTCCGCAGGCACCAGACGGATCTGGATCGGCCAGTGGGTCAGCTGCGAGGGTCCGGCTTCAGCATCAGTAGGCACATTGGCCTGCTGACAGGGCGAAGCAGCCGGAGCAAAAGCTTCAATCTTCGAACCGGAACAGCCGCAACCGCCGGAAACAGGTTTGGCACCTGCATTATCCAGATGCAGACTCTTGGGATCAGGCATATGATTGGGAATGTCGCGCCCCTGCTCGGTCAGCAATTCCTTGACCGCTTCAGGGTCAAAGTCATCAGCTTCCACCTCAATCACCTTCAGTGCGCCTGTAGGACATTCGCCCAGACACGCGCCAAGGCCGTCACAGTATTTCTCAGCAACAAGCCTGGCCTTGCCGTCAATTATCTGCAGTGCGCCTTCTTCACAACCCGGTACACACTGCCCGCAACCGTCGCAAAGTTCCTCGTCTATAGAAATCATCTTACGTAATACTTTCATTTTATTATCCTCCTTGCCGTGCCTTGTAGGGCTCCGGCGGCCCTGCGGGGCTTAGGATTTGATGCGCTATCGCGCTTTTGATGGAAGCATTTTGCCTCCGGCGGCTCTCCGAGGGCCAAAGAAACTTTTTGAAAAAAGTTTCTCTGGACTCTTCAAAAACTTTTAATAGTTTTTAGCCAGTTATGAACTTCTTTGATTGTGCCTCAGGAGATTAAGCCCAAGACGGAAATTTGTATTAAACCTTAAACGACGCTCTAACAGGTAAAAATAAATTTATGAGGTTAAGTAAAATCTTCTGATTAAAAGAGCGACAGCTTATTAAAAAGTTTTGAGGGGATGGGGTCTGGGGAAGGGGAACTTTTCCCAAAAGTTCCCCTTCCCCAGCCGCCGGAGGCAAACTATCCTAAAATAGCTTTCAAATCTTCTTCAGGAGTGCTGATGGGCATGATGTTGAAGTTTTCAACGAGGAAGTTCAGCACGTTAGGTGTTACGAATGCAGGCAGACTGGGCCCGAGGCGGATATCCTTGATGCCGAGGTGCAGCAGGGTCAGCAGGATGGATACTGCCTTCTGCTCGTACCATGACAGGACCATGGACAGGGGCAGGTCGTTAACGCCGCATTCGAATGCGTCGGCAAGTGCTACTGCAATCTGGATTGCGGAGTAGGCATCGTTGCACTGTCCGATATCCAGCAGACGGGGGATGCCGCCGATGTCGCCGAGCTGCTTGTCAAAGAAACGGAACTTACCGCAGGCGAGTGTGAGGATTACGGTATCCTTGGGAGCCTGCTCTACGAAATCGGAGTAGTAGTTACGTCCGGGCTTGGCACCGTCACAACCGCCCACGAGAAAGAAATGCTTGATAGCACCGGCCTTCACGCCTTCGATTACCTTGTCAGCCACGCCGAGGACGGAATTGCGGGCGAAACCGCAGAGTACTGCGCCGTTATCGGTATCAGCTGCGAAACCGGGCAGTTCCTTGGCCTTTGCGATCACTTCAGCAAAATCACCGTTGGTTACGTGGGTAACTCCGGGCCAGCCGACAAGACCGGTGGTGTAGATGTTGCCCTTGTAGCTTTCAACAGGCTTCTGGATGCAGTTGGTGGTCATCAGGATGGCACCGGGGAATGCTGCGAATTCCTTGGCCTGATTCTGCCATGCGGTTCCATAATGGCCGTAGAAGTGGTCAAACTTCTTCAGCTCGGGATAGCCATGACAGGGCAGCATTTCACCGTGGGTGTAAATATTGATTCCGGTTCCTTCGGTCTGCTCGAGAAGCTGACGCAGATCCTTGAGATCGTGACCGGAAACGAGGATGGCCTTACCGGCTTTGGCACCGAGGGGAACTTCGGTAGGTACGGGATGTCCGTAGGCTCCAGTGTTACCCGCATCGAGAAGTTCCATGGCCTTGAGGTTCATTTCACCGCACTTCATGGCCCAGCCGACCAGATCTTCCATGCCCAGCTGCTGCGGGACTGCGGAAAGTGCTTCGTGAATCTGAGCGTAAAGTTCATCGTCTTCCTGACCTAGAATGGCGGCATGATCAACGTATGCTGCAACACCCTTGAGGCCGTATACAAGAATCTGCTTCAGGGAGCGCAGATCTTCATTTTCATCAAAGGAGGTTACGGGGAATGCTTCGCCCTGCTTGCTCAGTTCAGCAGCGGTGGCAGCAACCTTGGTTACCGGACCACAGTCAGCTTTAATCTTGGCGGCCAGCTCATCACGTGCGGCAGCAACGTTCTTAATGACCGGAACAAATCTTTCGTCGTCAAAGTTGACGTTAGTCAGGGTGGAGAAAACTGCTTCAGCGGTGAGGCGGTTAACGTCGTTGGATACTGCAATGCCTTCCTTGCGGGCAGCGGTGGCTACTGTTCCAAGCTCAACGCAAACCTGAACCAGAAGATCCTGAATGGCGGAAACCTGTTCGTTCTTGCCGCAAACACCTTTAACTGTGCAGCCCTGTCCTTTTGCTGTCTGTTCACACTGGTTGCAAAACATTTTAAACTCCTTTTCAGGTAATTGGTTTTCTACTTCTTCACTACCGAATACAGAAACAACCTTTTTAAGTATTTGATTCAGATCAAAAGCCATAAAATTTTCTCCCTTCCTGCTAAATACTGTTATTTAAATTAACCTGCCGCTGGCTATGCATTCATATCAGCCCCATCGGCAGGTTTCATCTCTCATTCGTTGAGTCCAAAATAGGAAAACAACGTTCAAAAGTATTTGATTCAGGTCAAAGGAGACATAATTTTATAATTTTTTATTCCTCCCAATAGATACAATTAGTCGGACAAAGCTCCATAGCCGATTCAACCTCAGACTCATCAGCCCCTTCGGGATTCTGAACCTGAGCCAGATCGCAGGCACCCATGGTAAAAACACCGGGACAGACTTCAACGCAAGCCTCACAGCCGACACATTCATCAACATCAACAACTACGGTACGAGTCATGGCGTTCTCCTTTTCATCATCAGGCCCGAACCTGAACCTATTAAGAATAACACAGTACAAATATCTTCCCAAAAAGATTTTTTATTTTTATCCATTTCAGGTAAAAATAATCATTACTATTAAATAAGTAAAGCTGTTTCCATGAGTTTCATGCAAAACATTAAATTCTTGCCACCCCAAGAAAAAGAGCATGCAGCGAAACTATCATGACCAGAAAAAACATTCTGGAATTACTGTAACTGAGAAATGGGAATTTGAACCTGAGGCTTCCGGTAGAACAACTGGAAACACAATCCCCGCAAAGAGTGCAGGATATGCCGGGCCGCCCGGCTTCAATGTCTTCCGGCTTAAGGGCGTTGTAGCGGCAAACCCTGCTGCACTTCATGCATTTGCAGCAGTCTGAAGAGATTTTCATCCGCCATGGAGAAATACGTCCCAGCAGGTTGGAAACAATGCCCATAGGACAAAATGCCGTGCAATGGACCATCATGCCCATATCGCGGGAAAAAACGAGCATAACCACAACACTGAGCAGCCCGAACTGCGATGCTGCCCAGACCGCCACCACCGACGAGATTCCCGCCCTGCGCATCTCCCATGCAACGCCGACAATCAATATCAGCAAAACAAGCCGCACCCATATCAACCGAGGGTTGAAATCCTTTGTCGGCGGTTTTCCTTCTTTACGGCTGCACAGGTCATCCCATGCCCCGATATAGCAGAGATGGCTGCACCATGCCGAGCCCACCAGCAGAACCGAGACCGTAAAAAGTATGGGCATAAAAAAACCGGAACCGCGGTAAACCGGACCGGCGGCAATAAGTGCGGGGATTGGCAGATGCAGTTTCCCGGTCATCAGGAATTGTTCCAGTCCGCTAAGACCGAGGGCCAGCTGCCCGAAAAACACCAAGGAGAACAAAGCCCAGATGCGCGGACGCATATACCTTGCCCCTTCCGGGCTGAACATCTTTCCGCCCAGCCATGATGCGTAAAAGGCCAGCAGAAATATCTCCGCCCTGCCCCAACCCGGAAAAAAGCGGTCAACCAGAAGTATGGGAAAAGAAACCTTGCTGCGGGTAATCTCAAGCAGGAGTGCAGTAAGCAGAAATATTGAAGCCCGGAACCACCCCTGTTCTGCGTTGCGGCTGAAACGTTCCCTCCCG
This genomic interval from Desulfovibrio sp. JC010 contains the following:
- a CDS encoding purine-nucleoside phosphorylase, which gives rise to MTSPESIHTISRHILEKIDNFQASATGIILGSGLGEAITRLDSPIEIPYSEIPGFPQSTVKGHSGSLIYGFIKGKPVLVFSGRFHIYEGYTAAEACTPVRVMGELGIKKIFITNAAGALNPQFDAGDLMLITDQINFTGHSPLSGPNNDQWGVRFPDMSKVYCEKLRATATQAAKDKGIRLERGVYVQVTGPNLETPAETRMFKRLGADAVGMSTAIEAIAAVHMGIKVMGVACLTNKNLPDCMAETTHEAVIAQAAKSSAAMSALIREIISRLD
- a CDS encoding ATP-binding protein; its protein translation is MKVLRKMISIDEELCDGCGQCVPGCEEGALQIIDGKARLVAEKYCDGLGACLGECPTGALKVIEVEADDFDPEAVKELLTEQGRDIPNHMPDPKSLHLDNAGAKPVSGGCGCSGSKIEAFAPAASPCQQANVPTDAEAGPSQLTHWPIQIRLVPADAPFLKGADLLLTADCVAVSVPGYHERYLPGKKVLMGCPKFDDVQMYVQRLTEIFATSGVRSVTVLEMEVPCCSNFSRIVATALKQAGSDIPAEKIIFTRTGQLKAKTTLDQPVPL
- the hcp gene encoding hydroxylamine reductase → MFCNQCEQTAKGQGCTVKGVCGKNEQVSAIQDLLVQVCVELGTVATAARKEGIAVSNDVNRLTAEAVFSTLTNVNFDDERFVPVIKNVAAARDELAAKIKADCGPVTKVAATAAELSKQGEAFPVTSFDENEDLRSLKQILVYGLKGVAAYVDHAAILGQEDDELYAQIHEALSAVPQQLGMEDLVGWAMKCGEMNLKAMELLDAGNTGAYGHPVPTEVPLGAKAGKAILVSGHDLKDLRQLLEQTEGTGINIYTHGEMLPCHGYPELKKFDHFYGHYGTAWQNQAKEFAAFPGAILMTTNCIQKPVESYKGNIYTTGLVGWPGVTHVTNGDFAEVIAKAKELPGFAADTDNGAVLCGFARNSVLGVADKVIEGVKAGAIKHFFLVGGCDGAKPGRNYYSDFVEQAPKDTVILTLACGKFRFFDKQLGDIGGIPRLLDIGQCNDAYSAIQIAVALADAFECGVNDLPLSMVLSWYEQKAVSILLTLLHLGIKDIRLGPSLPAFVTPNVLNFLVENFNIMPISTPEEDLKAILG
- a CDS encoding ferredoxin, yielding MGRYLYCVILNRFRFGPDDEKENAMTRTVVVDVDECVGCEACVEVCPGVFTMGACDLAQVQNPEGADESEVESAMELCPTNCIYWEE
- a CDS encoding 4Fe-4S binding protein, translating into MAGLFFISFSYLLLAAHALRGGDNGLVFFMVGAAGLVFSRERWAGNVSGILLGCASLLWLDKGTALINLRIFTGGDWTRLALIMGALFALTLFSAAYCFSSAGRERFSRNAEQGWFRASIFLLTALLLEITRSKVSFPILLVDRFFPGWGRAEIFLLAFYASWLGGKMFSPEGARYMRPRIWALFSLVFFGQLALGLSGLEQFLMTGKLHLPIPALIAAGPVYRGSGFFMPILFTVSVLLVGSAWCSHLCYIGAWDDLCSRKEGKPPTKDFNPRLIWVRLVLLILIVGVAWEMRRAGISSVVAVWAASQFGLLSVVVMLVFSRDMGMMVHCTAFCPMGIVSNLLGRISPWRMKISSDCCKCMKCSRVCRYNALKPEDIEAGRPGISCTLCGDCVSSCSTGSLRFKFPFLSYSNSRMFFLVMIVSLHALFLGVARI